GAGCGTCGAGACCACCACCGCCAGCGGCGATTGTTCGACGCTCGTCAGCGTCCCGACCAGCCGCTGGAGGAGCACCACGCTGCCGAAGTAAACCAGCGCCAGCAGCGCCGTCAACACTGCGTAGACCAGCGTTTTTCGGATGACGACGTCAACTCCCCACAGGTTGTGGCGCAGAACGGCTATACCGATCCCTAAGGCCAGGAAGGACTGCCAGAAGATATAGGTGATCAGAATTACCCAGTAGGCAACTTGCGGCCCGAACAATCTCTCGAACGGGATAACACCAAGCAGGATGCCTACTCCAAGTAACCAGCCTAGCCAACGGATCTGCAGCCGCAGGCGCTCGTCGCCGGAGCGATAGCGCAAGAGCAGGGTGACCAGAGCGATGGTCATTACCGCCGGATACGCCACCAGGTAAATCATTGGCCCTGTGCCCTCAGCGAGGGGATGTAGAGAAGATTGGGAATGTTGCCCGGCGAGTCTGGTTTATAATAGCCAAACAAGTAAAATATGCCTGGCTACGACCACCAGACCGGTCATGAGTGGAAGCCAGCGTGCCAGCCGTGACGGGTATGGTTTGCCATCGGGAAACAACAATAGCAACAAGATAGCCGCCGGGCAGGAGATGCAGAAGAAGATTATTCCAAAGGCCGTGGATGCCAGGGTTCCAACCTGCACATTCACCCATTCCGAGCGCAACGACCAGCCGGTCGCACCAACTCCCACAAAAGCAGCAAGGGACCTACCAAGTTGCCTGGCACGCGCCGCATCACAAAAAGAGCTGTCAGGACGGTGGTGATACCGGTCAGTGCCGAGAGCCAGCGAAAACCAGGACCACCCGCATTGGGCCCCGCGGTAACGGGGTGAGTGACCAGGTCAAACAACATCCAAAGCCAATACGCCAACATTAGCCCAAGCACGAGTTTGCCGAGGATGCGGTCAGTGTCTCGACGGCCCGGTATTCGGTTCATCATCGTTACACCGTCTCCGATTTATGACCAGAAGGGTCAACCACACGCTCACCCGCTCCGGCTGCAACGTCTCCTGCACCAACTGCGTCAGCTCCCCTCCCGTCAGCGCCAGGATCGGTCTCATCGCGCCGTCTGAGCGAATTGCGCCAGCACCTCTGGCTGTCGTACTTCTTGCGGAAGAAGCGGCGGTCGATGAAGTCCTGCCGCACGATGGCGGAGGGGGGTGAACAACGCGGCAATCCCCAGCGTGGTGATCACGGTGACGATGGGAGAACTCGCGGACCCCGTCAAGGGGCCGAGAATTCCCTGGAGGATCACGATCCCCCCGAAATACACAAGTGCCAACAGGCCGGTCAGCAGGGTGTATTGCAAGGTGCGGCGGATGAGGATGTCAACGTCCCACAAACGCGAGCGCAAAATTCCAATCCCGATAAAAATGGGAATCATCAAAGGCGAGAGACTATAACCAATCCCCTGCACGATATCGCAATAGAGTTTGGGTCCACCAAGAGGATCACAAGAAATTGGCCCATTTGCCACAAGCGCTAGGGTCGTTGCGATGCCTGCCATCGCCAGCACAATGCCGAATATCACCCATTTCGTCTGCTGGCGTTCGTTGAACGTCATCACCAGCCGGTAGCGATAGACGGGTACGACGATGCAAGAAACCACAAAAGACAAACTGAAGATGAAGTTATAGGCAATTGGAAAATTAGAATTCGCGAATGGGATGGGAATAAAAAGAACACACAATAAGCCCAAAAGCCAGGCCAGGCCGCGTGGCTTGAAAGCGGTATTGGGGAAAAGATAAATCAAGCTGACCAAACAAGGGAAACTTGCATAGTTGAAGATGTTATTCGCCCAAACCCATGCAGGAATGTGATCGGCCAGGAGGCCCATGGTTCCCCCAAAACTGGCCCCGATGATGATCAACAGCACAGAGAACAGTAAAGCACGCCGGTCATTGGATTTGACCAGGAAAATCACTGTCCCCATCCCCATCCACCCCAGAAAAACTATTATATTAGGGATGATCTGGAAAATTACCCACTGTTCCACGCTGATTCCGCTGGCCTGCAAAATTTTCGCATAAACGGGAGTCATCTGGCACGTTTCGCAAACCATATTTAATAGCCGGACGTAAGGCGGCCAGCTTGCCATCACAACGCCAAACATCGCCAGCGCAATCACCATCCAGGTCAAGCGTGCCCAGGCGAGTTGGTTGCCCTTCAAAATGTAAGGAGCATTATTCTCCATAGCTGTTTCTCCGGGGTTTTTCTGTCGGTTGCAACCACAAACTGACCTTCTCCGGTTGCATCGTCTCCTGCACCACGCGTGTCAATTCGGCCGTGAGCGCTTCTAACGACACCTCGTCGCGGGCGGTGAGCGCGAACTGCGCCAGCACCTGCTGCGCATCGTACTTCTTGCGGAAGAAGCGCCGGTCAATGCCATCCTGGATACGGCGGCGCAGGGGCGTAAAGAGCGCGGCGATCGCGAGCGTCGAGACCACCACCGCCAGCGGCGATTGCTCGACCCCCGTCAGCGCGCCGAAGAGCCGTTGCAACAGCACCACGCCGCCGAAGTAAACCAGCGCCAGCAGCCCGGACAGCACGGCGTAGACCAGCGTCTTGCGGATGATGACGTCAATGTCCCAAAGGCGATAGCGCAGGATGGCGATGCCGATCGGGCAACAGGAGGATCACCAAAGCATCCAGGGCCGAAGTCGCCCCTGAACATAGAGACCCGATCATCCCCAGGATGGGGCGACAGCGAAGATGACAAGCTCAACCAAGCGCAGCGCCATTCCAACAACGAACCACCATTTGTGAGCGAGCCAAGCTGGTTTCCACCGCCGGCCAGTAGACGAACGCAAGCGGGCGACAGCGGCTGATCACGACGGTTTGAAAGCGCGCGCAGACGGTAAGGCAATGCCGACAAAAGCGCGGCAGGACGAATTGCAGTTGGCGCCTGGACCAGGAACGCCAGCACGCCCACGCAGCCAGAAAACCGCCGCACATCTAGGGCGAGGAAAGGATCGCTAGAGCGAGGACTGCCTAACCAACCGCCATGCAAAGCAGCAGGTAACGGCTCCACTGCCCGGAAGAACAGGAAGAACCAGCTAGCCACCAGGAGACCACCATCCCAGGCTCAGACCAGACGGTCCCACCAGGGCGCCACGGCTAAGGCATCGAGTTGCCGAAGGCGGCGTCCAATCCAGCGTCTGCTTCCCGCGCATTAATGGTGTAACCCAATCCGGCGCGCAGGTCGGGCGGGAAGGGTGGGATGCCGAACCACTTGCTGTCCTTGATGGCGCCAAACCGATCGCCCACCTCCAGGACAGAACGGAGCCTGGAGATTGATTCAGCCAGGCACGCCCTGGCGGTAATCGCCGAGCCATATTGCCAACGTCGGTCGGGAATCTGTAGACGTAGCGCCTCAGCGATCACGCCAGGCTCCAGCCCAGTTGACGGTCAGGGTGAGCCTGGCCCGCTGCGTCAAGCGGCGTTCATCCACCGTAAGCCTTCCGGTGGTCAGCGTGCCGAAATTGCATACTGATTGGCCGGCTGGCGCGCCACCAGCCCCAATAAGGCTGCACGAACATGGTCAGGCCAGAAATAGCCCCAGCAGCGAGCCGATCGCCAGCAACCTCAGCCAGCCGGCTAACTCGAACGCGCTGGCTGTGCCGGCAATGATCGATGAAGGCCAGGCAAAGGGAGCCCAGCCAGCGATGTATTTTTCGGTCCATTTGTGCTGGTGTTCTGACAATCTCCCTGTTTCTCATCCCCCACGTCCAACAGCATCGGTAGGCCGCCGGCTGTCCGCAGGGTCGCTTTCGGTTGGGGCGTCACCACCGCGCCGGTTGGCAGGCGCAGGCGGTAGCGCTGGGCCACGCTGGCCAGGATCAGCGTCGCTTCCATCAGCGCAAAGCTGTTGCCGATGCACTGGTGCGGGCCGCCGCCGAAGGGCATGTACGCAAAGCGCGGTCGCTCGTGCGCCGCATCGGGCGCAAAGCGCTGCGGGTCGAAGCGCTCTGGATCGGGCCAGTAGGCCGGTAAGTGGTGCATGACATACGGGCTGATGCCTACGACGGCGCCGGCCGGAATGTGGTAACCGCAGACGTCGTCCGCGGCCACAGCTTGCCGATTGGTGATCCAGGCCGGCGGGTAGAGCCGCAGCGTCTCGTCAATCACCATACGGGCGGTGTGCAGGTTTGGCACATCGGCCACGCCAGGTGTGCGGCCGCCTAATACCTCGGTCAACTCGGCATGCAGTCTGGTCTCCACGTCGGGGTGCTGGGATAACAGGTAAAACACCCAGGTCAATAGCACCGCGGTGGTCTCATGGCCGGCCAGGAAGATGGTGACCACCTCGTCGCGCAACTGCTTGTCGCTCATAGCCTGCCCTGTTCCTTCATCACGCGCCTCCATCAGCATGCCCAGCAGATCGTCTCGCTCCTCGCCGCTGCGGCGCCGCTGCCCGACGATGCCTAGCACCACGTCGTCCACGGTGCGCATGGCGGCCAGCGCCCGCCGGTTGCGCGGGGTGGGCCAGCGCAGGGAGGGGTAGAAGGGCACCTGGAAGCGAAAGTTGACGTCGGCCAGAATCACACCGATGGCCTGGCTGACAGCCCGGCGGCGCAGCTGCGCCGCCGGGCTGTCAGCCGGCAAGCGGACGCCGAACATGGTCTCGCTGATGATGGCCATGGTCAGGCCGGTCAGCTCCTCGGCGACGTCGAGCGGCTGGCCTGGATCGGCGCGTTGTTCCCACTGCGCCAGCATGTCCAGCGTGCGGCCGGTCATGATCTCGCCAAAGCCGGCGATGCGGCGGCGGTGAAAGGCCGGCAGCATGAGCCGTCGCTGGCGCTGCCACAGGTGCCCCCTCGCTCGTGAAGAGGCCGTCGCCCGCCACCCGGCGGATGATGTCGAACAGATCGCCTTTGACATAGTTATGATGGTTGTCCTGCAAAACGCGCTGCACGCCGTCGGGGTGGTTGATTTGGTAGAAGGTGATGTTGCCCAGCCGGTAGCGGGCCACGTCGCCATAGTCGGCCGCGGTGCGCATCAGGAATCCCAGCGGGTTGCGCTGGAACTGCAGCGTGTTCCCCAGAACGGGCATGCCAGCCGGGCCAGATACATCCAGGCCACGACCAGGCGTTGGTTGAACCGATAGTCGAGTTATGGTGCTCATGATTTATCTCCTGGGCTACAGGATACCACCCGACCGTCCGCCATTCGTTACGATCAGCGTTACGAAGCTGGTGAACATAAGGTTCCAGCCATTTCGCACGCCCAGAACTGACCTATGGCGACCACCTTGCGGAGTTTGCGGCGTTTCCATGCCCTGGGCATCCATGCTATAATCCGATCATTGTAGGTAACGTGCCGAAGCACTCAGCCAACTCCAGGGCGGCTTTGACAAAGGAGAGGTCGTAGTCATGACAATGGCTCAGGTAGAGTTTTCACTGGCTTTAACACGAACTACGGCGCGCCAGCTACGCCAATTAGCGCAGACATACGGCGTCACCGACGCCGCGGTCGTGGAACAGGCGCTGGCGCTGTTGTTCGAACGAGATGATGGTGCGCTGCGCCAAGATTACTGGCTGTCGGTAGCCTCCATGCAAGAAGACTGGCAGGCCATGCCTGATGACTGGATAGCAGATGAGGTACGCGATGCCATATCGTCGTGGTGACATCATTGCCGTGCCCTATGAGTACAGCGATCTGACGGGCGGCAAGGTGCGACCTGCGTTGATCGTGAGTAGTGATTCCTACAATCTGGCCCGACCAGTCGTGGTTGCTGCCGGAATCACCTCGCAGATAGGCAACGTGGGACCGTACGATCATGTCTTGGCGGATTGGGCGGCGGCAGGACTTCGCTATCCATCGCTGGTGCGCGGACGGTTGCTGACCATCGAGCAAACGCTGATTCGGCGTTCGGTGGGACGGTTGAGCTATCGGGATTGGGAAAAGGTTGAGGATAGGCTGGTATCTTTCCTCTTGAGCGATCAGGGTGCTATTCGCTTCCTGCTGAACCACGTTACGCTGTCATCCTTGCCCGGAGCGCTGGTGCAAGCGTTAGGCGAGAAATCAATCCACGCGGGCCTGCACCTGGCCAGCCGCGACGATCGAGCTATCGATCTTGCTCGTTGGCGTTCTCTCCTCTCACCACAGTAGGTCCCCTCAGCCACACACTCACCCCCTCCGGCTGCAGCGTCTCCTGCACCACCCGCGCCAGCTCGCCGGTCAGCGCGTCCAGGTCGGTCTCGTCGC
The sequence above is drawn from the Candidatus Amarolinea dominans genome and encodes:
- a CDS encoding cytochrome P450; its protein translation is MSKAICSTSSAGWRATASSRARGHLWQRQRRLMLPAFHRRRIAGFGEIMTGRTLDMLAQWEQRADPGQPLDVAEELTGLTMAIISETMFGVRLPADSPAAQLRRRAVSQAIGVILADVNFRFQVPFYPSLRWPTPRNRRALAAMRTVDDVVLGIVGQRRRSGEERDDLLGMLMEARDEGTGQAMSDKQLRDEVVTIFLAGHETTAVLLTWVFYLLSQHPDVETRLHAELTEVLGGRTPGVADVPNLHTARMVIDETLRLYPPAWITNRQAVAADDVCGYHIPAGAVVGISPYVMHHLPAYWPDPERFDPQRFAPDAAHERPRFAYMPFGGGPHQCIGNSFALMEATLILASVAQRYRLRLPTGAVVTPQPKATLRTAGGLPMLLDVGDEKQGDCQNTSTNGPKNTSLAGLPLPGLHRSLPAQPARSS
- a CDS encoding type II toxin-antitoxin system PemK/MazF family toxin, giving the protein MPYRRGDIIAVPYEYSDLTGGKVRPALIVSSDSYNLARPVVVAAGITSQIGNVGPYDHVLADWAAAGLRYPSLVRGRLLTIEQTLIRRSVGRLSYRDWEKVEDRLVSFLLSDQGAIRFLLNHVTLSSLPGALVQALGEKSIHAGLHLASRDDRAIDLARWRSLLSPQ